In Nicotiana tabacum cultivar K326 chromosome 11, ASM71507v2, whole genome shotgun sequence, a single window of DNA contains:
- the LOC107807078 gene encoding uncharacterized protein LOC107807078 isoform X3, which yields MKFGLKSGEKTKKRSTLLLDRPPSTDQRLFRPSASEYCIQNTFIRTLSWFSCIVVEEQCHAQLCSLGGLHKECQKIDAMSASSKFDLSSSSPDRPLYASGQRGSYAPASLDRSGSFRENMENPILSSLPNMTRSTSTVTRTDAVNFFQCLRFDPKAMVTDHKLNRNIDFKRLTSLALGVPVEDSPLVSSKGKLFPSPSAEESRRLKAGLRESCTKARERVKIFTESLSVLNKCFPSIPSRKRSRSDSLANDRHVTLFPSDRSVSGTSIGKMGTQSHCTASSYELEQQKSEERVKTAVPSKRTRTSMADVRPDVRANTPTRSAGNMDRDREILRLPNGSTIQGEDRTSSIAVEGWEKSRMKKKRSGIKPDATGSIITKPIDGHREPKQGVQPRLPSDSRSRFTDTHGFSTMKAAAREEFTSPSPASSTKLNPATRAPRSGSGVAPKLSPPVHRAAAANDWEISQCTNKLPSAVGAGNRKRNPSTRSSSPPVAQWASQRPQKISRPARRNNFPIVPNNDEISTLDTTSDVLRNERRLSSSSPQQKLKSDVFSPAVSETEELGAAEVKSKDKSKRSDEVDEKSGNVQKMSTLLLPPRKNKVVSGQDFGDGIRRQGRSGRGFTSTRSLMPLMAEKLGNVGTAKQLRTSRHALDKPESKGGRPPTRKLSDRKAYKRQKHATMDAAADFLVGSDDGHEELLAAASAVTNTAQALSSSFWKQMEPIFRFISEMDTAFLRQQINHETNLAAAASVTFATDASSLSSGFGLNEVRGQTNETQSSDLTSEHGVSGKSKPKGISLYQRLLAAIVPEELYCNGKEDLNSNVYRSGFEIEMDSESHTSCGQMLYSSETSRYWASNGYSINANGCSVDNLDYIKADNVTSAFERGNFSSYDQSQNGLLSEQVTMPGFVCSEYQYNEMSIDERLLMEIRCIGIYPDLESDFAETGNEEISAEISKLHEKHHEMVSKKKRMLGKLLDSATQMRELQEKEFEQRALDKLVAMAYEKYMSCWGPNAHGMKSASGKMAKQAALAFVKRTLDRCQEFEQTRKSCFSEPLYKDMFLSGISRLSDGQTDSNTDGEAGKSYISTSGCSGEARVSALGAQQSPSLNQDISFEANLPSEASRVKRRELEDVLGTTIGASSGIGSSLLSSAKGKRSERDREGKGNGREALSRNGTTKIGRPASSNVKGERKPKTKPKQKTTQLSTSVNGFFGKISEQPKLLGSSIARSSGISATGNDKTGCNLDELEDPIDLSGLQLPEMDVLGVPDDLGGQGQDIGSWLNIDDDGLQDDDFMGLEIPMDDLSDLNMMV from the exons ATGAAATTCGGGCTAAAATCCGgcgaaaaaacgaaaaaaagatcCACGTTATTGCTTGACCGACCTCCTTCCACCGATCAACGACTCTTTCGACCTTCCGCCAgt GAGTACTGCATTCAGAACACATTTATTAGGACATTGAGCTGGTTTTCATGCATTGTTGTTGAAGAGCAGTGCCATGCACAGCTGTGTTCACTGGGTGGGTTACACAAAGAGTGTCAGAAAATTGATGCAATGTCAGCATCTAGTAAATTTGATCTATCTTCCAGTAGTCCAGATAGGCCACTGTATGCCTCTGGGCAGCGTGGATCCTATGCACCTGCTTCACTGGATAGGTCGGGTAGCTTCCGTGAGAACATGGAGAATCCAATCTTATCTTCTCTTCCAAACATGACGAGAAGTACTTCAACAGTAACACGTACAGATGCCGTTAACTTTTTCCAGTGCTTACGTTTTGATCCAAAAGCTATGGTTACTGACCACAAACTTAATCGGAATATTGATTTCAAGCGGCTCACCAGTTTAGCTTTAGGTGTGCCAGTGGAGGATTCTCCATTGGTGTCTTCTAAAGGCAAACTGTTTCCTTCTCCCTCTGCGGAGGAGTCCAGACGGCTGAAGGCTGGTCTTCGTGAAAGCTGCACTAAAGCTAG GGAACGTGTGAAGATATTCACCGAATCTTTATCTGTGCTCAACAAATGCTTTCCAAGCATCCCATCAAGGAAGAGATCTCGGTCTGATTCCCTAGCAAATGACCGACACGTTACATTATTCCCAAGTGATCGGTCAGTTTCAGGGACAAGCATTGGTAAAATGGGAACGCAGAGTCATTGTACTGCCAGTAGTTATGAGTTGGAGCAACAAAAGTCTGAAGAAAGAGTTAAAACTGCTGTTCCAAGCAAACGCACTCGAACTTCTATGGCGGATGTTAGG CCTGATGTAAGGGCAAACACTCCCACAAGGTCGGCTGGGAACATGGATAGAGATAGGGAGATACTGAGGCTTCCAAATGGTAGCACAATTCAGGGAGAAGATCGTACGTCATCCATTGCTGTAGAGGGTTGGGAGAAGTCGAGGATGAAAAAGAAGCGTTCTGGAATAAAACCAGATGCTACTGGCTCCATAATCACAAAACCTATTGATGGCCACAGGGAACCGAAGCAAGGAGTGCAGCCGCGGCTTCCTAGTGATAGCCGATCAAGATTTACTGATACCCATGGCTTCAG TACAATGAAAGCAGCTGCTCGTGAAGAATTCACATCCCCTAGCCCTGCATCGAGCACGAAATTGAATCCTGCTACTAGGGCTCCACGATCAGGTTCAGGCGTTGCACCGAAGTTGTCTCCTCCAGTTCACCGCGCAGCTGCTGCAAATGATTGGGAAATCTCTCAATGTACAAACAAACTTCCATCTGCTGTTGGGGCAGGTAATCGCAAGCGCAACCCTTCTACAAGGTCCTCATCACCACCTGTTGCTCAATGGGCCAGCCAAAGGCCCCAGAAGATATCTCGACCCGCAAGAAGGAACAATTTTCCCATTGTTCCGAATAATGACGAAATATCTACCCTGGATACCACAAGCGATGTTCTACGTAATGAGAGACGTTTGTCTAGCTCTTCCCCTCAACAAAAGTTAAAAAGTGATGTCTTCTCTCCAGCTGTATCTGAAACTGAGGAATTAGGAGCTGCTGAAGTCAAGTCTAAAGACAAGAGCAAGAGGTCTGACGAAGTGGATGAAAAATCTGGGAATGTGCAAAAGATGTCAACACTGCTCCTACCGCCAAGGAAAAATAAGGTGGTTAGTGGACAAGACTTTGGAGATGGTATTCGCAGACAAGGGCGGAGTGGCAGGGGGTTTACCTCCACTAGGTCCCTAATGCCATTGATGGCTGAAAAGCTTGGCAATGTTGGGACTGCAAAACAACTTAGAACCTCTAGACATGCTCTGGATAAGCCAGAAAG CAAAGGAGGCAGACCACCTACAAGAAAGCTCTCTGATCGTAAGGCTTATAAACGACAGAAGCATGCAACGATGGATGCTGCAGCGGATTTTCTAG TTGGTTCAGATGATGGCCATGAAGAGCTATTGGCTGCTGCAAGTGCTGTTACTAACACTG CTCAAGCCCTTTCGAGCTCATTCTGGAAGCAGATGGAGCCAATTTTTCGTTTTATATCTGAAATGGACACAGCCTTTCTGAGGCAACAG ATAAATCATGAGACTAATCTGGCAGCAGCAGCCTCTGTGACTTTTGCTACTGATGCTTCCAGTTTAAGTAGTGGTTTTGGGTTGAATGAAGTCCGGGGACAGACAAATGAAACACAGAGTTCCGATCTTACCTCAGAACATGGAGTCTCTGGAAAAAGTAAACCCAAGGGTATTTCCTTGTACCAGAGGCTGTTGGCTGCTATAGTACCTGAAGAGCTTTATTGCAATGGAAAGGAAGACCTTAACTCCAATGTTTATCGATCTGGATTTGAAATTGAGATGGATTCAGAATCTCATACTTCCTGTGGGCAGATGTTATATAGCAGTGAAACATCCCGATACTGGGCTTCTAATGGATACAGCATAAATGCCAATGGGTGTTCCGTTGATAATTTGGACTACATTAAGGCCGATAATGTTACATCCGCGTTCGAAAGGGGGAATTTTTCAAGCTATGATCAGTCACAAAATGGTCTACTTTCAGAACAAGTAACAATGCCTGGCTTTGTTTGTTCCGAGTATCAGTATAATGAGATGTCCATTGATGAGCGGCTTCTCATGGAGATTCGCTGTATCGGAATATATCCGGACCTGGAG TCTGATTTTGCTGAGACTGGAAATGAAGAGATCAGTGCAGAAATTAGTAAATTACATGAGAAACACCATGAAATG GTTTCTAAGAAGAAGAGGATGCTTGGGAAACTGCTGGATTCAGCTACACAGATGAGAGAGTTACAAGAGAA GGAGTTTGAACAGCGTGCTCTTGATAAACTGGTTGCAATGGCATACGAAAAATATATG AGTTGTTGGGGTCCAAATGCTCATGGGATGAAGAGTGCTAGCGGGAAAATGGCCAAGCAAGCTGCCTTAGCTTTTGTCAAGCGGACTTTGGATCGATGCCAAGAATTTGAGCAGACAAGAAAGAGCTGCTTCAGTGAGCCTTTGTATAAGGATATGTTTCTTTCTGGGATATCCCGCCTTAGTGACGGACAAACAGATTCGAACACTGATGGCGAAGCTGGAAAATCTTATATCAGCACATCTGGCTGTTCAGGAGAAGCTAGAGTTTCAG CTTTGGGCGCACAGCAGAGCCCATCGCTAAACCAGGATATATCTTTTGAAGCCAATTTACCTTCTGAAGCCAGTAGGGTCAAGCGGAGGGAGTTGGAAGATGTTCTTGGTACTACAATTGGTGCTTCTTCAGGCATAGGTAGTTCACTTTTAAGCAGTGCAAAAGGGAAGAGAAGTGAGAGAGACCGAGAAGGAAAAGGAAATGGCCGAGAGGCATTATCCCGCAATGGAACTACCAAAATTGGTCGACCTGCCTCTTCCAATGTTAAAGGAGAAAGAAAGCCTAAGACAAAACCTAAGCAGAAAACTACTCAGTTATCCACCTCTGTCAATGGCTTTTTTGGCAAGATATCGGAGCAACCTAAATTGCTAGGATCTTCAATAGCAAGATCAAGTGGTATAAGTGCCACTGGAAATGATAAGACTGGCTGTAACTTGGATGAACTAGAGGATCCCATTGACTTATCCGGCCTGCAACTCCCAGAAATGGATGTTTTAGGTGTCCCTGACGATCTTGGTGGTCAGGGACAGGACATAGGCTCATGGTTGAACATCGATGATGATGGATTACAAGATGACGACTTCATGGGCCTTGAGATTCCCATGGATGATCTGTCAGACTTGAATATGATGGTTTGA
- the LOC107807078 gene encoding uncharacterized protein LOC107807078 isoform X2, protein MKFGLKSGEKTKKRSTLLLDRPPSTDQRLFRPSASEYCIQNTFIRTLSWFSCIVVEEQCHAQLCSLGGLHKECQKIDAMSASSKFDLSSSSPDRPLYASGQRGSYAPASLDRSGSFRENMENPILSSLPNMTRSTSTVTRTDAVNFFQCLRFDPKAMVTDHKLNRNIDFKRLTSLALGVPVEDSPLVSSKGKLFPSPSAEESRRLKAGLRESCTKARERVKIFTESLSVLNKCFPSIPSRKRSRSDSLANDRHVTLFPSDRSVSGTSIGKMGTQSHCTASSYELEQQKSEERVKTAVPSKRTRTSMADVRPDVRANTPTRSAGNMDRDREILRLPNGSTIQGEDRTSSIAVEGWEKSRMKKKRSGIKPDATGSIITKPIDGHREPKQGVQPRLPSDSRSRFTDTHGFRHGLAPGAVGKADGATQHVTLGVRSSLSKIDQDNHLHLLDRRDRPLGSEKERVNLKAVSNTMKAAAREEFTSPSPASSTKLNPATRAPRSGSGVAPKLSPPVHRAAAANDWEISQCTNKLPSAVGAGNRKRNPSTRSSSPPVAQWASQRPQKISRPARRNNFPIVPNNDEISTLDTTSDVLRNERRLSSSSPQQKLKSDVFSPAVSETEELGAAEVKSKDKSKRSDEVDEKSGNVQKMSTLLLPPRKNKVVSGQDFGDGIRRQGRSGRGFTSTRSLMPLMAEKLGNVGTAKQLRTSRHALDKPESKGGRPPTRKLSDRKAYKRQKHATMDAAADFLDDGHEELLAAASAVTNTAQALSSSFWKQMEPIFRFISEMDTAFLRQQINHETNLAAAASVTFATDASSLSSGFGLNEVRGQTNETQSSDLTSEHGVSGKSKPKGISLYQRLLAAIVPEELYCNGKEDLNSNVYRSGFEIEMDSESHTSCGQMLYSSETSRYWASNGYSINANGCSVDNLDYIKADNVTSAFERGNFSSYDQSQNGLLSEQVTMPGFVCSEYQYNEMSIDERLLMEIRCIGIYPDLESDFAETGNEEISAEISKLHEKHHEMVSKKKRMLGKLLDSATQMRELQEKEFEQRALDKLVAMAYEKYMSCWGPNAHGMKSASGKMAKQAALAFVKRTLDRCQEFEQTRKSCFSEPLYKDMFLSGISRLSDGQTDSNTDGEAGKSYISTSGCSGEARVSALGAQQSPSLNQDISFEANLPSEASRVKRRELEDVLGTTIGASSGIGSSLLSSAKGKRSERDREGKGNGREALSRNGTTKIGRPASSNVKGERKPKTKPKQKTTQLSTSVNGFFGKISEQPKLLGSSIARSSGISATGNDKTGCNLDELEDPIDLSGLQLPEMDVLGVPDDLGGQGQDIGSWLNIDDDGLQDDDFMGLEIPMDDLSDLNMMV, encoded by the exons ATGAAATTCGGGCTAAAATCCGgcgaaaaaacgaaaaaaagatcCACGTTATTGCTTGACCGACCTCCTTCCACCGATCAACGACTCTTTCGACCTTCCGCCAgt GAGTACTGCATTCAGAACACATTTATTAGGACATTGAGCTGGTTTTCATGCATTGTTGTTGAAGAGCAGTGCCATGCACAGCTGTGTTCACTGGGTGGGTTACACAAAGAGTGTCAGAAAATTGATGCAATGTCAGCATCTAGTAAATTTGATCTATCTTCCAGTAGTCCAGATAGGCCACTGTATGCCTCTGGGCAGCGTGGATCCTATGCACCTGCTTCACTGGATAGGTCGGGTAGCTTCCGTGAGAACATGGAGAATCCAATCTTATCTTCTCTTCCAAACATGACGAGAAGTACTTCAACAGTAACACGTACAGATGCCGTTAACTTTTTCCAGTGCTTACGTTTTGATCCAAAAGCTATGGTTACTGACCACAAACTTAATCGGAATATTGATTTCAAGCGGCTCACCAGTTTAGCTTTAGGTGTGCCAGTGGAGGATTCTCCATTGGTGTCTTCTAAAGGCAAACTGTTTCCTTCTCCCTCTGCGGAGGAGTCCAGACGGCTGAAGGCTGGTCTTCGTGAAAGCTGCACTAAAGCTAG GGAACGTGTGAAGATATTCACCGAATCTTTATCTGTGCTCAACAAATGCTTTCCAAGCATCCCATCAAGGAAGAGATCTCGGTCTGATTCCCTAGCAAATGACCGACACGTTACATTATTCCCAAGTGATCGGTCAGTTTCAGGGACAAGCATTGGTAAAATGGGAACGCAGAGTCATTGTACTGCCAGTAGTTATGAGTTGGAGCAACAAAAGTCTGAAGAAAGAGTTAAAACTGCTGTTCCAAGCAAACGCACTCGAACTTCTATGGCGGATGTTAGG CCTGATGTAAGGGCAAACACTCCCACAAGGTCGGCTGGGAACATGGATAGAGATAGGGAGATACTGAGGCTTCCAAATGGTAGCACAATTCAGGGAGAAGATCGTACGTCATCCATTGCTGTAGAGGGTTGGGAGAAGTCGAGGATGAAAAAGAAGCGTTCTGGAATAAAACCAGATGCTACTGGCTCCATAATCACAAAACCTATTGATGGCCACAGGGAACCGAAGCAAGGAGTGCAGCCGCGGCTTCCTAGTGATAGCCGATCAAGATTTACTGATACCCATGGCTTCAG ACATGGGCTTGCTCCTGGTGCTGTCGGAAAAGCTGATGGTGCAACACAGCATGTTACCTTAGGTGTACGTTCTTCCCTGTCTAAGATTGACCAAGATAACCATCTTCATCTCCTAGATAGGAGAGATCGTCCTCTTGGCTCAGAGAAAGAAAGGGTGAATCTCAAAGCAGTCAGCAA TACAATGAAAGCAGCTGCTCGTGAAGAATTCACATCCCCTAGCCCTGCATCGAGCACGAAATTGAATCCTGCTACTAGGGCTCCACGATCAGGTTCAGGCGTTGCACCGAAGTTGTCTCCTCCAGTTCACCGCGCAGCTGCTGCAAATGATTGGGAAATCTCTCAATGTACAAACAAACTTCCATCTGCTGTTGGGGCAGGTAATCGCAAGCGCAACCCTTCTACAAGGTCCTCATCACCACCTGTTGCTCAATGGGCCAGCCAAAGGCCCCAGAAGATATCTCGACCCGCAAGAAGGAACAATTTTCCCATTGTTCCGAATAATGACGAAATATCTACCCTGGATACCACAAGCGATGTTCTACGTAATGAGAGACGTTTGTCTAGCTCTTCCCCTCAACAAAAGTTAAAAAGTGATGTCTTCTCTCCAGCTGTATCTGAAACTGAGGAATTAGGAGCTGCTGAAGTCAAGTCTAAAGACAAGAGCAAGAGGTCTGACGAAGTGGATGAAAAATCTGGGAATGTGCAAAAGATGTCAACACTGCTCCTACCGCCAAGGAAAAATAAGGTGGTTAGTGGACAAGACTTTGGAGATGGTATTCGCAGACAAGGGCGGAGTGGCAGGGGGTTTACCTCCACTAGGTCCCTAATGCCATTGATGGCTGAAAAGCTTGGCAATGTTGGGACTGCAAAACAACTTAGAACCTCTAGACATGCTCTGGATAAGCCAGAAAG CAAAGGAGGCAGACCACCTACAAGAAAGCTCTCTGATCGTAAGGCTTATAAACGACAGAAGCATGCAACGATGGATGCTGCAGCGGATTTTCTAG ATGATGGCCATGAAGAGCTATTGGCTGCTGCAAGTGCTGTTACTAACACTG CTCAAGCCCTTTCGAGCTCATTCTGGAAGCAGATGGAGCCAATTTTTCGTTTTATATCTGAAATGGACACAGCCTTTCTGAGGCAACAG ATAAATCATGAGACTAATCTGGCAGCAGCAGCCTCTGTGACTTTTGCTACTGATGCTTCCAGTTTAAGTAGTGGTTTTGGGTTGAATGAAGTCCGGGGACAGACAAATGAAACACAGAGTTCCGATCTTACCTCAGAACATGGAGTCTCTGGAAAAAGTAAACCCAAGGGTATTTCCTTGTACCAGAGGCTGTTGGCTGCTATAGTACCTGAAGAGCTTTATTGCAATGGAAAGGAAGACCTTAACTCCAATGTTTATCGATCTGGATTTGAAATTGAGATGGATTCAGAATCTCATACTTCCTGTGGGCAGATGTTATATAGCAGTGAAACATCCCGATACTGGGCTTCTAATGGATACAGCATAAATGCCAATGGGTGTTCCGTTGATAATTTGGACTACATTAAGGCCGATAATGTTACATCCGCGTTCGAAAGGGGGAATTTTTCAAGCTATGATCAGTCACAAAATGGTCTACTTTCAGAACAAGTAACAATGCCTGGCTTTGTTTGTTCCGAGTATCAGTATAATGAGATGTCCATTGATGAGCGGCTTCTCATGGAGATTCGCTGTATCGGAATATATCCGGACCTGGAG TCTGATTTTGCTGAGACTGGAAATGAAGAGATCAGTGCAGAAATTAGTAAATTACATGAGAAACACCATGAAATG GTTTCTAAGAAGAAGAGGATGCTTGGGAAACTGCTGGATTCAGCTACACAGATGAGAGAGTTACAAGAGAA GGAGTTTGAACAGCGTGCTCTTGATAAACTGGTTGCAATGGCATACGAAAAATATATG AGTTGTTGGGGTCCAAATGCTCATGGGATGAAGAGTGCTAGCGGGAAAATGGCCAAGCAAGCTGCCTTAGCTTTTGTCAAGCGGACTTTGGATCGATGCCAAGAATTTGAGCAGACAAGAAAGAGCTGCTTCAGTGAGCCTTTGTATAAGGATATGTTTCTTTCTGGGATATCCCGCCTTAGTGACGGACAAACAGATTCGAACACTGATGGCGAAGCTGGAAAATCTTATATCAGCACATCTGGCTGTTCAGGAGAAGCTAGAGTTTCAG CTTTGGGCGCACAGCAGAGCCCATCGCTAAACCAGGATATATCTTTTGAAGCCAATTTACCTTCTGAAGCCAGTAGGGTCAAGCGGAGGGAGTTGGAAGATGTTCTTGGTACTACAATTGGTGCTTCTTCAGGCATAGGTAGTTCACTTTTAAGCAGTGCAAAAGGGAAGAGAAGTGAGAGAGACCGAGAAGGAAAAGGAAATGGCCGAGAGGCATTATCCCGCAATGGAACTACCAAAATTGGTCGACCTGCCTCTTCCAATGTTAAAGGAGAAAGAAAGCCTAAGACAAAACCTAAGCAGAAAACTACTCAGTTATCCACCTCTGTCAATGGCTTTTTTGGCAAGATATCGGAGCAACCTAAATTGCTAGGATCTTCAATAGCAAGATCAAGTGGTATAAGTGCCACTGGAAATGATAAGACTGGCTGTAACTTGGATGAACTAGAGGATCCCATTGACTTATCCGGCCTGCAACTCCCAGAAATGGATGTTTTAGGTGTCCCTGACGATCTTGGTGGTCAGGGACAGGACATAGGCTCATGGTTGAACATCGATGATGATGGATTACAAGATGACGACTTCATGGGCCTTGAGATTCCCATGGATGATCTGTCAGACTTGAATATGATGGTTTGA